One Campylobacter pinnipediorum subsp. caledonicus genomic window carries:
- a CDS encoding type II asparaginase translates to MKFGLKKVVFVMLLSAIASFAKPTVYILATGGTIAGSGSGALDSSYTSGTVTVDKLISAVPEINKIATIKGEQISNIGSQEMNNEVWLKLASRVNELLVNGNADGIVITHGTDTMEETAYFLNLVVKSDKPIVMVGAMRNSSSLSADGPLNLFNAVNVAIDKNSIGKGVVVVMNDEIHAAREVTKTNTTSVSTFKSPNSGKIGTVFYGKVKYYMNPIRKHTLNSDFDIANIKELPRVDIIYSHTNDNADFVNTALKNNAKGIISSGMGNGNPYPSVLNALFDGVKNGVIVVRDSRVGSGETTLNGEVDDDKYGFITSDNLNAQKARVLLMLALTKTNDKDKIAKIFETH, encoded by the coding sequence ATGAAATTCGGTTTAAAAAAGGTGGTGTTTGTCATGTTACTTAGTGCAATTGCAAGTTTTGCAAAGCCGACAGTATATATACTTGCTACGGGCGGCACTATAGCCGGAAGTGGTTCTGGAGCTTTGGATAGTAGTTACACATCAGGAACTGTAACTGTAGATAAATTAATATCAGCAGTGCCTGAGATAAATAAAATAGCTACGATAAAAGGTGAGCAAATTTCTAATATTGGTTCACAAGAGATGAATAATGAAGTTTGGCTAAAACTAGCTAGTAGGGTTAATGAGCTTTTGGTCAATGGTAATGCTGATGGTATTGTAATAACTCACGGAACTGATACAATGGAAGAAACAGCTTATTTTTTAAATTTAGTTGTAAAAAGCGATAAGCCTATTGTTATGGTTGGAGCAATGAGAAACTCATCATCTTTAAGTGCTGATGGACCTTTAAATTTATTTAATGCTGTTAATGTTGCTATTGATAAAAATAGTATAGGCAAGGGTGTTGTTGTTGTTATGAATGATGAAATACACGCGGCAAGAGAGGTAACTAAAACAAATACAACTAGTGTTAGCACCTTTAAATCTCCAAATTCTGGAAAAATAGGAACAGTGTTTTATGGAAAAGTAAAATATTATATGAATCCAATTAGAAAGCATACTTTAAACTCTGATTTTGATATAGCAAATATAAAAGAACTTCCTAGGGTTGATATTATATATTCTCATACTAATGATAATGCTGATTTTGTAAATACTGCATTGAAAAATAATGCAAAAGGTATAATAAGTTCTGGAATGGGTAATGGCAATCCTTATCCATCTGTTTTAAATGCTTTATTTGACGGTGTTAAAAATGGTGTTATTGTTGTCAGGGATTCTCGTGTCGGAAGCGGTGAAACAACTTTAAATGGAGAGGTTGATGATGATAAATATGGCTTTATAACAAGTGATAATCTAAATGCCCAAAAAGCTAGAGTTTTGTTAATGCTTGCTTTAACAAAAACAAATGATAAAGATAAAATTGCTAAGATATTTGAAACACACTAA
- the dnaE gene encoding DNA polymerase III subunit alpha, translating into MVDFTHLHLHTEYSLLDGANKIKELAKTLKERGVKSVAITDHGNMFGAIDFYKTMKKEGIKPLIGMEAYIHNQDELSDKSTKQRFHLILIAKNEIGYKNLMYLSSMSYIDGFYYYPRINKKILKEHSEGIICTGACLQGEVSWNLNLSERNLKFGAKGYEKAKEIALEYKEIFGDDFYLEIMRHGINHQMQIDDDIIKIAKETNIKIIATNDTHYTFKSRADAHEVFMCIAMGKILDDPNRLKHSVHEFYVKSNEDMQALFLDIPEAISNTQEISDKCNLEIKLGDATPPNFKFTLEYAKERGLELPEPDTRYSFKNDAVFFEHECRKGLEERLKFVPEEKHEEYKKRLQIEIDIINKMNFPGYMVIVWDFINEAKKRGVPVGPGRGSAAGSLVAYALKITDLDPLPYNLLFERFLNPERVSMPDIDVDFCQTRRGEIIDYVIEKYGKYNVAGVITFGKLLAKGVIRDVARVCNMPYSEADAMAKLIPEKLGITLKEAFESEPKIKELISVNKNAERIWKFALDLEGLNRNAGQHAAGVVISNEELWNKTPLFKQSNSPEGHFVTQYSLKYLEDVDLIKFDFLGLKTLTVIDNAIKLIKKRFNKDIIWEQIDKNDQKVYEMIQSGDAIGIFQIESDGMRKLGANLKPDCFEDIVAMLALYRPGPMESGMLDDFVDRKHGRASITYAFKELEPILSPTYGVIVYQEQVMQIVQKIGGFSLGGADLVRRAMGKKIKEEMDNLKGQFVEGAINKGLDGQKANDLFELIVKFAGYGFNKSHSAAYAYITFQTAYLKAYYPAEFMAALLTSEENNVDKIVKYIDESKRLNIDVLGPDINKSSKEFGVITVDGIDKIIFGLSAIKSVGGAAVENILEERKDKDFEDINDLVSRIDGFKVNKKVLESLIYSGAFTSFNISRKCLINNIDNIMDACKKSANIKRNSSESLFADDETMSNVEVELSYSKDEFNEKDLLRYERESTGIYLSGHPLNEYKDEILKINHTLSSDMDTLKETCKTLVVGKIEDFSVKMSKNGKKIGTLNILDLHGNIHITVFERNNSEDSKSNIDILNDIFKDPNKNNLPYAFDVNITIDDQFRNIILNKVLEMTEAKNKKFSTKKLQKEVKQRSYNNLEIVLNLENIDKEKLIELYKISAKLSDVENKNRLILKILNNSTKEEYKFNTDFFVGDNFTDEVSGCIAG; encoded by the coding sequence ATGGTTGATTTTACACACTTACACTTACATACAGAATACTCACTACTTGATGGCGCAAATAAAATAAAAGAACTTGCAAAAACACTTAAAGAACGCGGAGTAAAAAGTGTAGCTATAACAGATCACGGAAATATGTTTGGTGCTATAGATTTTTACAAAACAATGAAAAAAGAAGGCATAAAACCGCTAATAGGTATGGAAGCCTATATACACAATCAAGATGAACTATCAGATAAAAGCACAAAGCAAAGATTTCACCTAATACTAATCGCTAAAAATGAAATAGGTTATAAAAATTTAATGTATCTTAGCTCTATGAGTTATATAGATGGATTTTATTACTATCCAAGAATAAATAAAAAAATACTTAAAGAACATAGCGAAGGTATAATATGTACAGGGGCATGTTTACAAGGTGAGGTTAGTTGGAATTTAAATTTAAGTGAAAGAAATCTTAAATTTGGAGCCAAAGGATATGAAAAAGCAAAAGAAATTGCCCTTGAATATAAAGAAATTTTTGGAGATGATTTTTATCTTGAAATAATGCGTCACGGTATAAATCACCAAATGCAAATTGATGATGATATAATAAAAATAGCAAAAGAGACAAATATAAAAATCATAGCAACAAATGATACCCACTATACATTCAAATCAAGAGCCGATGCGCATGAGGTATTTATGTGTATTGCTATGGGTAAAATTCTAGACGATCCAAATAGACTAAAACATAGTGTTCATGAATTTTATGTCAAGTCAAACGAAGATATGCAAGCACTTTTTCTAGATATCCCTGAAGCGATAAGTAACACGCAAGAGATCTCTGATAAGTGCAATCTTGAGATAAAACTCGGCGATGCAACTCCACCTAACTTTAAATTTACACTTGAATATGCAAAAGAAAGAGGTCTAGAACTTCCTGAACCAGATACTAGATATAGCTTTAAAAATGATGCTGTATTTTTTGAACATGAATGCCGAAAAGGATTAGAAGAAAGACTCAAATTCGTACCAGAAGAAAAACACGAAGAATATAAAAAAAGATTACAAATTGAAATTGACATAATAAATAAAATGAACTTTCCTGGATACATGGTTATAGTTTGGGACTTTATAAATGAAGCTAAAAAAAGGGGGGTTCCTGTTGGCCCAGGAAGGGGTTCAGCGGCAGGAAGTTTGGTTGCTTATGCACTTAAAATAACAGATCTTGATCCACTTCCATATAACCTTCTTTTTGAGAGATTTTTAAATCCAGAACGTGTTAGCATGCCAGATATTGATGTTGATTTTTGTCAGACAAGAAGAGGCGAAATTATAGACTATGTTATAGAAAAATATGGAAAATACAATGTTGCTGGAGTAATAACATTTGGTAAGCTACTAGCAAAGGGAGTTATTAGAGATGTGGCAAGGGTATGCAATATGCCCTACTCTGAAGCTGATGCTATGGCAAAATTAATACCAGAAAAACTAGGTATAACACTAAAAGAAGCCTTTGAATCAGAACCAAAAATAAAAGAACTGATAAGTGTAAATAAAAATGCTGAAAGAATTTGGAAATTTGCACTTGATTTAGAAGGACTTAATAGAAATGCTGGGCAGCATGCAGCTGGAGTTGTTATATCAAACGAGGAATTATGGAACAAAACACCATTGTTTAAACAATCAAACAGTCCTGAAGGACACTTTGTAACACAGTATAGCTTAAAATACCTAGAAGATGTTGATTTGATAAAATTTGACTTCTTGGGACTAAAAACACTTACTGTTATAGATAATGCAATCAAACTAATAAAAAAGCGTTTCAATAAAGATATTATTTGGGAACAAATAGATAAAAATGATCAAAAAGTCTATGAGATGATACAAAGTGGCGATGCGATAGGAATATTTCAGATAGAAAGCGATGGTATGAGAAAACTAGGGGCAAACCTAAAGCCTGACTGTTTTGAAGATATTGTAGCGATGCTGGCACTTTATAGACCAGGTCCTATGGAAAGTGGAATGCTTGATGATTTTGTGGATAGAAAACATGGAAGAGCTAGTATAACATATGCATTTAAAGAGTTAGAGCCAATACTTTCTCCAACTTATGGAGTAATAGTATATCAAGAGCAAGTTATGCAAATAGTTCAAAAAATAGGTGGTTTTAGCCTAGGTGGAGCCGATCTTGTTAGGCGCGCGATGGGTAAAAAAATAAAAGAAGAGATGGATAATCTAAAAGGCCAGTTTGTAGAAGGTGCTATAAACAAAGGACTAGATGGTCAAAAGGCAAATGATTTATTTGAACTTATTGTAAAATTTGCCGGATATGGATTTAACAAATCACACTCGGCTGCTTATGCCTATATAACATTTCAAACAGCATATTTAAAAGCCTATTATCCTGCTGAGTTTATGGCAGCACTACTAACTAGCGAAGAAAATAATGTTGATAAAATAGTAAAATACATAGATGAGAGCAAAAGACTAAACATAGATGTTTTAGGGCCTGACATCAATAAATCATCTAAAGAGTTTGGTGTTATAACAGTTGATGGAATAGATAAGATTATTTTTGGACTTTCTGCTATAAAAAGTGTTGGCGGAGCAGCTGTTGAGAACATACTAGAAGAGAGAAAAGATAAAGATTTTGAGGATATAAATGATTTGGTGTCTAGAATAGATGGCTTTAAAGTAAACAAAAAAGTATTAGAAAGTCTAATCTACTCTGGAGCTTTTACATCTTTTAATATAAGCAGAAAATGTCTTATAAATAATATAGACAATATAATGGATGCATGCAAAAAATCAGCAAACATAAAAAGAAATTCTAGTGAAAGTCTTTTTGCTGATGATGAAACAATGAGTAATGTTGAAGTTGAGTTATCATACAGCAAAGATGAATTTAATGAAAAAGATTTACTTAGATATGAAAGAGAGAGTACTGGTATATATCTGTCAGGACATCCCCTAAACGAATACAAAGATGAGATTTTAAAAATAAACCATACACTAAGTTCAGATATGGATACATTAAAAGAAACTTGCAAGACATTAGTAGTAGGAAAAATAGAAGATTTTAGTGTGAAAATGTCGAAAAATGGTAAAAAAATAGGAACTCTAAACATTTTAGATCTTCATGGCAACATTCACATAACTGTATTTGAAAGAAATAATAGCGAAGATTCAAAAAGCAATATAGACATACTAAATGATATTTTTAAAGACCCAAATAAAAACAACTTACCTTATGCTTTTGATGTAAACATAACAATAGATGACCAATTTAGAAATATTATACTAAATAAAGTTCTTGAAATGACAGAGGCTAAAAATAAAAAATTTAGCACAAAAAAATTACAAAAAGAGGTAAAACAAAGAAGTTATAATAATTTAGAAATTGTATTAAATCTTGAAAATATAGATAAAGAAAAACTTATAGAGCTTTATAAGATTAGTGCTAAATTGAGTGATGTGGAAAATAAAAATCGTTTAATACTTAAAATACTAAATAACTCAACAAAAGAAGAATATAAATTTAATACTGACTTTTTTGTGGGAGATAATTTTACAGATGAAGTAAGTGGGTGTATAGCCGGATAA
- a CDS encoding DJ-1 family glyoxalase III, whose product MKKVAIILADGFEEIEAITIIDILRRAGIDVSVVGLNQALVNGAHDITVKANILLDELDETSFDMIILPGGLTGTNNLANNNKVLEVLNYFNKKGKYISAICAAPMVLSKAGVLKNNFTCYPGFENEVRNFGYINDQNVVIDGNIITSKGPATAMEFSLALIKELLGENKLNEIKKEILL is encoded by the coding sequence ATGAAAAAAGTTGCAATCATCCTCGCTGATGGATTTGAAGAAATAGAAGCAATTACTATAATAGACATTTTAAGAAGAGCTGGAATAGATGTTAGTGTAGTTGGGTTAAATCAAGCTCTCGTAAATGGTGCTCATGACATAACCGTAAAAGCAAATATCTTATTAGATGAGCTTGATGAAACAAGTTTTGATATGATAATTTTACCTGGTGGTCTTACTGGAACAAACAATTTAGCCAATAACAATAAGGTGCTAGAAGTATTAAATTATTTTAATAAAAAAGGTAAATACATATCCGCTATATGTGCCGCTCCTATGGTACTTTCAAAGGCTGGAGTTTTGAAAAATAATTTTACATGCTATCCTGGATTTGAGAACGAAGTAAGAAATTTTGGTTATATAAATGATCAAAATGTAGTCATAGATGGCAATATAATAACATCAAAAGGTCCTGCTACAGCAATGGAATTTTCACTAGCTTTAATAAAAGAATTGCTTGGAGAAAATAAGCTTAATGAAATAAAAAAAGAAATTTTATTATAA
- a CDS encoding nucleotide sugar dehydrogenase, giving the protein MNIAVIGLGYVGLPLAVAFSEKYSVIGFDINLERINELKNGIDRTLELDSNQMQKAIDNSMKFSTNLDDIKDCNFFIVTVPTPIDKNKRPDLTPVIKATQSVAKVLKKGDIIVYESTVYPGVTEDICVPILEDISGFKFNQDFFCGYSPERINPGDKEHTVTKIKKITSGSTLEIADKIDEVYKSIITAGTHKASSIKVAEAAKVIENTQRDINIAFINELAMIFNKMNINTNDVLEAAGTKWNFLNFKPGLVGGHCIGVDPYYLTYKAQELGFHPEMILAGRRINDNMGKYVASEIVKLMIKDGIAINRSKVLILGITFKENCPDIRNSRVIDVIDELKDFGCAVDIFDPWASKKEVKQEYNMQMIENYNANDYDCIVTAVAHNEFKGLDFKDKLVYDIKNIYPKASARL; this is encoded by the coding sequence ATGAATATAGCAGTTATTGGACTTGGTTATGTTGGACTTCCTTTAGCGGTAGCATTTTCTGAAAAGTATAGTGTTATTGGATTTGATATTAATTTAGAACGAATTAATGAGCTTAAAAATGGCATAGATAGAACATTGGAGCTTGATAGCAATCAAATGCAAAAAGCTATTGATAATAGTATGAAATTTAGCACAAATTTAGATGATATAAAAGATTGTAATTTTTTTATTGTTACTGTTCCTACTCCTATAGATAAAAATAAAAGACCTGATTTAACTCCTGTGATAAAAGCTACCCAAAGTGTTGCCAAAGTTCTAAAAAAAGGCGATATTATTGTTTATGAAAGCACTGTTTACCCTGGTGTTACAGAAGATATCTGTGTGCCTATATTAGAAGATATTAGTGGATTTAAGTTTAATCAAGACTTCTTTTGCGGGTATTCTCCGGAGCGTATAAACCCAGGCGATAAAGAGCATACTGTTACTAAAATAAAAAAAATAACTAGTGGTTCAACGCTTGAAATTGCAGATAAGATAGATGAAGTTTATAAATCAATAATCACAGCTGGAACCCATAAAGCAAGTAGCATCAAGGTGGCTGAAGCCGCAAAAGTTATAGAAAATACTCAAAGAGATATAAATATAGCCTTTATAAATGAACTTGCTATGATTTTTAACAAGATGAATATAAATACTAATGATGTTTTGGAAGCTGCCGGCACAAAGTGGAATTTTTTAAATTTCAAACCAGGTTTAGTTGGCGGACATTGTATAGGCGTTGATCCTTATTATCTTACATATAAGGCACAAGAGCTTGGATTTCATCCAGAGATGATTTTGGCTGGTCGTAGAATAAATGATAATATGGGAAAATATGTAGCTTCTGAAATAGTTAAGCTTATGATAAAAGATGGTATCGCTATAAATAGATCAAAGGTCTTAATTTTGGGCATTACATTTAAAGAAAATTGTCCTGATATTAGAAACTCACGTGTGATTGATGTTATAGATGAGCTTAAAGATTTTGGTTGTGCGGTTGATATATTTGATCCTTGGGCTAGCAAAAAAGAGGTAAAGCAAGAATACAATATGCAAATGATTGAAAATTACAATGCAAATGATTATGATTGTATAGTTACAGCTGTTGCTCATAATGAGTTTAAAGGATTGGATTTTAAAGATAAATTAGTATATGATATAAAAAATATCTATCCTAAAGCCAGTGCGAGACTTTAG
- a CDS encoding MATE family efflux transporter gives MILNLSSSIIVFLVSFGINFFLTPYIVQSLGNEAYGFIGLCNAIISYAYVITLSINSVSSRFVAYEWHKNNFEKSNTYYSSVLIVNIFFSLIVAISAIFFILNINYFLNIPQHLLYDVKLTFIFYFINFCVLLFNGVLSVCAFVTDKLYIISIRNAISSILFACLVVLLFYLLKPMISYLAICALISSVFVFCATFFVSKKIAPDLNFSLFKFDFLSIKELFYSGIWSSFSALNRVLLNGTDLFICNVFLNSNLVGILAISKVAPLILESFVAQISAIFSPKFIKFYSAKKIKRLIFEIRFAMKIVAFIAGVPIAIFIVFAKDFYTLWLSFKSIDEISFIYQISMIAVVPITLISYLFPLLNIDNTTNQLKRPAIVNVVFGISTIFTQILLLKFTDYGLIGVVCVLCVFYSLRILFFDLLNGALNLNLKLYTFYIIYIKHIFTFFILLVFYFCISKFIDIKDWFDFVFNIFFIVLLGYFINLFLLFSKKERKKMFLQIKSKVKRA, from the coding sequence TTGATATTAAATTTATCTAGTTCTATAATAGTTTTTTTAGTATCTTTTGGGATAAATTTTTTTCTTACACCATACATTGTTCAAAGCCTTGGAAATGAAGCTTATGGCTTTATTGGGCTTTGCAATGCTATAATCTCTTATGCTTATGTAATAACTTTATCTATAAATTCTGTTAGTTCTAGATTTGTTGCATATGAATGGCATAAAAATAATTTTGAAAAATCAAATACCTATTATTCATCTGTTTTAATTGTTAATATCTTTTTCTCTTTGATAGTAGCCATTAGTGCTATATTTTTTATTTTGAATATAAATTATTTTTTAAATATTCCACAACATTTGCTTTATGATGTTAAACTTACCTTTATATTTTATTTTATAAATTTTTGTGTTTTGCTTTTTAATGGTGTTTTGTCTGTTTGTGCTTTTGTTACAGATAAGTTATATATTATTTCTATTAGAAATGCTATATCTAGTATACTTTTTGCTTGTTTGGTTGTTTTGTTATTTTATCTTTTAAAACCTATGATTTCTTATCTTGCTATTTGTGCTTTGATATCTAGTGTATTTGTTTTTTGTGCGACTTTTTTTGTTTCTAAAAAAATAGCCCCTGATTTAAATTTTAGCCTTTTTAAATTTGATTTTTTATCTATAAAAGAGCTTTTTTATTCTGGGATTTGGAGTAGTTTTTCTGCTTTAAATCGTGTTTTGTTAAACGGAACAGATCTTTTTATATGCAATGTTTTTTTAAACTCAAATTTAGTTGGAATACTTGCTATATCCAAGGTAGCTCCACTTATATTAGAGAGTTTCGTGGCTCAAATAAGCGCTATATTTTCACCTAAATTTATTAAATTTTACTCTGCAAAAAAAATTAAAAGGCTTATTTTTGAGATAAGATTTGCAATGAAAATAGTTGCTTTTATAGCTGGTGTTCCTATAGCTATATTTATTGTTTTTGCAAAAGATTTTTATACGCTTTGGTTATCTTTTAAAAGTATTGATGAAATTTCATTTATATATCAAATTAGCATGATAGCTGTTGTTCCAATAACTCTTATAAGCTATCTCTTTCCTTTGCTAAATATAGACAATACAACAAATCAATTAAAGCGGCCAGCTATAGTAAATGTTGTTTTTGGAATATCTACTATTTTTACACAAATTTTACTTCTTAAATTTACTGATTATGGGCTTATTGGAGTTGTTTGTGTACTTTGTGTTTTTTATAGTTTAAGGATATTGTTTTTTGATCTTTTAAATGGTGCTTTAAACTTAAATTTAAAGCTTTATACTTTTTATATTATCTATATAAAACATATTTTTACTTTTTTTATTTTGCTGGTTTTTTATTTTTGTATTAGTAAATTTATAGATATAAAAGATTGGTTTGATTTTGTTTTTAATATATTTTTTATAGTATTATTGGGATATTTTATAAATTTATTTTTATTATTTTCAAAAAAAGAAAGAAAGAAAATGTTTTTACAAATAAAATCAAAAGTTAAAAGAGCTTGA
- a CDS encoding SelT/SelW/SelH family (seleno)protein, with protein MQVKITYCNSUNYRPVASRVEDEIKSNFGDSIVEKIEGSGGDFIVEVDGKVIFSKKDRIGTNDEVRFPNGGEITKLIKELN; from the coding sequence ATGCAAGTAAAAATAACTTACTGCAACTCTTGAAACTATCGTCCAGTAGCTTCTCGTGTAGAAGATGAAATAAAATCAAACTTTGGCGATAGTATTGTTGAGAAAATAGAAGGAAGTGGCGGAGATTTTATCGTTGAAGTAGATGGTAAAGTTATATTTTCAAAAAAAGACAGAATAGGAACTAACGATGAAGTTAGATTTCCAAATGGTGGAGAAATCACCAAACTTATAAAAGAACTAAACTAA
- a CDS encoding ecotin family protein, with the protein MKKIVLFIFVVCYCFSYDLGIYPKPKDGFVQKVIKLEPRNNEDNFRVEIYFGKDILADCNHHFFIDGKLKELNLDGWGYKYYEFDGKDELANTLMMCDDVKKSKFVTYQDVLKPIYNSKLPIVIYVKKDIKLQVKIFKEIESEIK; encoded by the coding sequence ATGAAGAAGATAGTTTTATTTATTTTTGTTGTTTGTTATTGTTTTTCTTACGATTTAGGTATTTATCCTAAACCAAAAGATGGTTTTGTTCAAAAAGTTATAAAATTAGAGCCTAGAAACAATGAGGATAATTTTAGGGTTGAGATTTATTTTGGCAAGGATATTTTGGCTGATTGTAACCATCACTTCTTTATAGATGGAAAACTTAAAGAGTTAAATCTTGATGGTTGGGGATATAAGTATTATGAATTTGATGGTAAGGATGAGTTGGCAAATACTTTAATGATGTGCGATGATGTTAAAAAGAGTAAATTTGTAACTTATCAAGATGTATTAAAACCTATATATAATTCAAAATTGCCAATTGTTATTTATGTTAAAAAAGACATCAAATTGCAAGTTAAAATTTTTAAAGAGATAGAAAGTGAGATAAAATGA
- a CDS encoding RNA recognition motif domain-containing protein has product MNIYVGNLSYRMTEAELKEVFTPFGEVKRAKIVKDRDTNRSKGFGFIEMDDDVAAQKAINEINNKEIDGRNLRVNESRPKE; this is encoded by the coding sequence GTGAATATCTATGTGGGAAATTTGTCATATCGTATGACAGAAGCTGAGCTTAAGGAAGTTTTTACACCATTTGGTGAAGTAAAACGTGCAAAGATTGTAAAAGATCGTGATACAAACCGTTCTAAAGGATTTGGATTTATTGAAATGGATGATGATGTAGCTGCACAAAAAGCTATAAATGAAATCAATAATAAAGAGATTGATGGACGCAATCTAAGAGTAAACGAATCTCGCCCAAAAGAGTAA
- a CDS encoding UDP-glucose dehydrogenase family protein, which produces MKIGVVGTGYVGLVSGACLAKMGNSVICIDVDEKKIQDLKNSQIPIYEPGLAEIVFECIQNNSLLFSTDIKDALSHSDVLFIAVGTPMGSDGQADLKYVLQVAKSIGENITHPMIIVDKSTVPVGTGEKVSDIIHQEIQKRNLDIKFEVVSNPEFLKEGAAVEDFLKPDRVVVGSSTSWGDSVMRELYAPFMKNHDRFISMDVKSAEMTKYAANSMLATKISFINEIANICEKVGADVNLVRKGIGSDSRIGYSFIYPGCGYGGSCFPKDVEALIYTARENGFEPELLNAVELRNKAQKRVLFDKIYKFFNGNLKDKKIALWGLAFKPNTDDMREASSITLINLLEKESAIISAYDPKAVNEAKKYLKNSNLTYAKSKYDAVDDADCMVLLTEWSEFRSPDFYEIKNRLKNPVIFDGRNQYNLKTLQEIGFKYFQIGVKA; this is translated from the coding sequence TTGAAAATCGGAGTTGTTGGTACAGGATATGTAGGACTTGTTAGTGGTGCTTGTTTGGCAAAAATGGGCAATAGTGTAATTTGTATTGATGTGGATGAAAAAAAGATACAGGATCTAAAAAATTCACAAATACCGATATACGAACCAGGTCTTGCCGAAATTGTATTTGAGTGTATCCAAAATAACTCCTTGCTTTTTAGCACAGATATAAAAGATGCTTTATCGCATTCTGATGTGTTGTTTATAGCTGTTGGGACTCCAATGGGAAGCGATGGACAAGCTGACTTAAAATATGTTTTGCAAGTTGCAAAAAGCATAGGCGAAAATATCACTCATCCTATGATAATAGTTGATAAATCAACAGTTCCTGTCGGTACCGGCGAAAAGGTTAGTGATATAATACATCAAGAAATTCAAAAAAGAAATTTAGATATCAAATTTGAAGTTGTTTCAAATCCTGAGTTTTTAAAAGAGGGCGCTGCTGTTGAAGATTTTTTAAAGCCAGATAGAGTAGTTGTTGGCTCATCTACATCTTGGGGCGATAGCGTAATGAGAGAACTTTATGCTCCATTTATGAAAAATCACGACAGATTTATATCTATGGATGTAAAATCAGCGGAGATGACAAAATATGCTGCAAATTCAATGCTTGCTACTAAAATAAGCTTTATAAACGAGATAGCTAATATATGCGAAAAGGTAGGGGCTGATGTAAACTTAGTAAGAAAAGGCATTGGTAGTGATTCTAGAATAGGTTATAGCTTTATATATCCTGGATGTGGATATGGAGGTAGTTGCTTTCCAAAGGATGTAGAAGCCTTGATATATACAGCTAGAGAAAATGGGTTTGAGCCTGAGTTGTTAAATGCTGTTGAGTTAAGAAACAAGGCGCAAAAAAGGGTTTTATTTGATAAAATTTATAAATTTTTTAATGGAAATTTAAAGGATAAAAAAATAGCACTTTGGGGACTTGCATTTAAGCCAAACACAGATGATATGAGAGAGGCTAGTTCTATAACTCTTATTAATCTTCTTGAAAAAGAGAGCGCTATTATAAGTGCTTATGATCCAAAAGCTGTCAATGAAGCTAAAAAATATCTTAAAAACTCAAACTTAACCTATGCAAAAAGTAAATATGATGCCGTAGATGATGCTGATTGTATGGTGCTTTTGACTGAGTGGAGTGAGTTTAGGTCGCCTGATTTTTATGAGATAAAAAATAGATTGAAAAATCCGGTTATTTTTGATGGAAGAAATCAATATAATTTAAAAACATTACAAGAGATTGGATTTAAATATTTTCAAATAGGGGTTAAAGCATGA